A genomic region of Lates calcarifer isolate ASB-BC8 linkage group LG9, TLL_Latcal_v3, whole genome shotgun sequence contains the following coding sequences:
- the nars1 gene encoding asparagine--tRNA ligase, cytoplasmic isoform X1 → MATEITKGVDQVSVAELYVSDKCGSDQDGDGTEEKPFKTPLKALMFAGKEPFPTIYVESQKEGERWAVISKTQMKNAKKAFNREQMKSDAKDKKEAEDNERREKNLEEAKKIVIENDPSLPEPETVKIHHLEPKRGQRVKVFGWVHRLRRQGKNLMFIVLRDGTGFLQCVLSDKLCQCYNGLVLSTESTVALYGTVTPVPEGKQAPGGHELHCDFWELVGLAPAGGADNLLNEESDVDVQLNNRHMLIRGENVSKVLRVRSTVTQCFRDHFFSRGYYEITPPTLVQTQVEGGSTLFSLNYFGEQAYLTQSSQLYLETCIPALGDTFCIAQSYRAEQSRTRRHLSEYTHIEAECPFITFEDLLNRLEDLVCDVVDRVLKSPAAQLLYDINPNFKPPKRPFKRMNYTEAIEWLREHDVKKDDGTYYEFGEDIPEAPERLMTDKINETILLCRFPAEIKSFYMQRCPEDRRLTESVDVLMPNVGEIVGGSMRIWDSEELLEGYKREGIDPTPYYWYTDQRKYGSCPHGGYGLGLERFLTWLLNRHHIRDVCLYPRFIQRCRP, encoded by the exons ATGGCGACGGAGATAACGAAAGGTGTGGATCAAGTCTCAGTGG CTGAGCTGTACGTGTCGGACAAATGTGGCAGCGACCAGGATGGAGACGGTACAGAGGAGAAACCCTTCAAAACTCCGCTCAAG GCTCTGATGTTTGCTGGGAAGGAGCCGTTCCCGACCATCTACGTAGAGTcacagaaggagggagag cgTTGGGCGGTGATCTCAAAGACGCAGATGAAGAATGCAAAGAAGGCCTTCAACCGTGAGCAGATGAAGAGTGACGCCAAAGACAAGAAAgag GCAGAGGACaacgagaggagagagaagaaccTGGAAGAAGCCAAGAAGATTGTCATTGAGAATGATCCCAGCCTGCCTGAGCCAGAAACA gttaAAATTCATCATCTGGAGCCAAAGAGAGGCCAGAGAGTCAAAGTGTTTGGGTGGGTTCATCGTCTCAGGAGACAGG GGAAGAACCTGATGTTCATTGTGTTGAGAGATGGAACTGGTTTCCTCCAGTGTGTCCTGTCTGATAAACTG TGCCAGTGCTACAACGGCCTGGTGTTGTCCACAGAGAGCACGGTGGCTCTGTACGGGACTGTGACTCCAGTTCCTGAGGGGAAACAG GCGCCTGGAGGCCACGAGCTGCACTGCGACTTCTGGGAGCTGGTCGGCTTAGCTCCAGCAGGTGGCGCCGACAACCTGCTGAACGAAGAGTCGGACGTGGACGTGCAGCTGAACAACCGACACATGCTGATCAGAGGAGAGAACGTCTCCAAGGTCCTCCGGGTCCGATCCACCGTCACACAGTGTTTCAGGGACCACTTCTTCAGCCGCGGATACTACGAG ATCACTCCTCCGACCCTGGTGCAGACTCAGGTGGAGGGCGGCTCCACACTGTTCAGCCTCAACTACTTCGGCGAGCAGGCGTACCTGACGCAGTCCTCCCAGCTCTACCTGGAGACCTGCATACCTGCCCTGGGCGACACCTTCTGCATCGCCCAGTCGTACCGAGCCGAGCAGTCTCGCACCCGAAGGCACTTGTCCGA GTACACTCACATCGAGGCCGAGTGTCCCTTCATTACGTTTGAGGACCTGCTGAACAGACTGGAGGACTTGGTGTGTGATGTGGTGGACCGAGTGCTCAAATCCCCCGCCGCCCAGCTGCTCTACGACATCAACCCG aacTTCAAACCCCCCAAGAGGCCGTTCAAGAGGATGAACTACACCGAAGCCATCGAGTGGCTCAGGGAGCACGACGTCAAGAAGGACGACGGCACCTACTACGAGTTTGGAGAG gACATCCCCGAGGCTCCGGAGAGGCTGATGACAGACAAGATCAACGAGACCATCCTGCTCTGTCGTTTCCCAGCTGAGATCAAATCCTTCTACATGCAGCGCTGCCCCGAGGACAGACGCCTCACTGAGTCG GTCGACGTGTTGATGCCAAACGTTGGCGAGATTGTCGGAGGCTCGATGCGTATCTGGGACtctgaggagctgctggagggaTACAAGAGGGAGGGAATCGACCCGACCCCGTACTACTGGTACACTGACCAG aggaaGTACGGCTCGTGTCCTCACGGCGGTTACGGTCTGGGCCTGGAGCGTTTCCTCACCTGGCTGCTGAACAGACATCACATCAGAGACGTCTGCCTGTACCCACGATTCATCCAGCGCTGCCGaccctga
- the nars1 gene encoding asparagine--tRNA ligase, cytoplasmic isoform X2, which produces MATEITKAELYVSDKCGSDQDGDGTEEKPFKTPLKALMFAGKEPFPTIYVESQKEGERWAVISKTQMKNAKKAFNREQMKSDAKDKKEAEDNERREKNLEEAKKIVIENDPSLPEPETVKIHHLEPKRGQRVKVFGWVHRLRRQGKNLMFIVLRDGTGFLQCVLSDKLCQCYNGLVLSTESTVALYGTVTPVPEGKQAPGGHELHCDFWELVGLAPAGGADNLLNEESDVDVQLNNRHMLIRGENVSKVLRVRSTVTQCFRDHFFSRGYYEITPPTLVQTQVEGGSTLFSLNYFGEQAYLTQSSQLYLETCIPALGDTFCIAQSYRAEQSRTRRHLSEYTHIEAECPFITFEDLLNRLEDLVCDVVDRVLKSPAAQLLYDINPNFKPPKRPFKRMNYTEAIEWLREHDVKKDDGTYYEFGEDIPEAPERLMTDKINETILLCRFPAEIKSFYMQRCPEDRRLTESVDVLMPNVGEIVGGSMRIWDSEELLEGYKREGIDPTPYYWYTDQRKYGSCPHGGYGLGLERFLTWLLNRHHIRDVCLYPRFIQRCRP; this is translated from the exons ATGGCGACGGAGATAACGAAAG CTGAGCTGTACGTGTCGGACAAATGTGGCAGCGACCAGGATGGAGACGGTACAGAGGAGAAACCCTTCAAAACTCCGCTCAAG GCTCTGATGTTTGCTGGGAAGGAGCCGTTCCCGACCATCTACGTAGAGTcacagaaggagggagag cgTTGGGCGGTGATCTCAAAGACGCAGATGAAGAATGCAAAGAAGGCCTTCAACCGTGAGCAGATGAAGAGTGACGCCAAAGACAAGAAAgag GCAGAGGACaacgagaggagagagaagaaccTGGAAGAAGCCAAGAAGATTGTCATTGAGAATGATCCCAGCCTGCCTGAGCCAGAAACA gttaAAATTCATCATCTGGAGCCAAAGAGAGGCCAGAGAGTCAAAGTGTTTGGGTGGGTTCATCGTCTCAGGAGACAGG GGAAGAACCTGATGTTCATTGTGTTGAGAGATGGAACTGGTTTCCTCCAGTGTGTCCTGTCTGATAAACTG TGCCAGTGCTACAACGGCCTGGTGTTGTCCACAGAGAGCACGGTGGCTCTGTACGGGACTGTGACTCCAGTTCCTGAGGGGAAACAG GCGCCTGGAGGCCACGAGCTGCACTGCGACTTCTGGGAGCTGGTCGGCTTAGCTCCAGCAGGTGGCGCCGACAACCTGCTGAACGAAGAGTCGGACGTGGACGTGCAGCTGAACAACCGACACATGCTGATCAGAGGAGAGAACGTCTCCAAGGTCCTCCGGGTCCGATCCACCGTCACACAGTGTTTCAGGGACCACTTCTTCAGCCGCGGATACTACGAG ATCACTCCTCCGACCCTGGTGCAGACTCAGGTGGAGGGCGGCTCCACACTGTTCAGCCTCAACTACTTCGGCGAGCAGGCGTACCTGACGCAGTCCTCCCAGCTCTACCTGGAGACCTGCATACCTGCCCTGGGCGACACCTTCTGCATCGCCCAGTCGTACCGAGCCGAGCAGTCTCGCACCCGAAGGCACTTGTCCGA GTACACTCACATCGAGGCCGAGTGTCCCTTCATTACGTTTGAGGACCTGCTGAACAGACTGGAGGACTTGGTGTGTGATGTGGTGGACCGAGTGCTCAAATCCCCCGCCGCCCAGCTGCTCTACGACATCAACCCG aacTTCAAACCCCCCAAGAGGCCGTTCAAGAGGATGAACTACACCGAAGCCATCGAGTGGCTCAGGGAGCACGACGTCAAGAAGGACGACGGCACCTACTACGAGTTTGGAGAG gACATCCCCGAGGCTCCGGAGAGGCTGATGACAGACAAGATCAACGAGACCATCCTGCTCTGTCGTTTCCCAGCTGAGATCAAATCCTTCTACATGCAGCGCTGCCCCGAGGACAGACGCCTCACTGAGTCG GTCGACGTGTTGATGCCAAACGTTGGCGAGATTGTCGGAGGCTCGATGCGTATCTGGGACtctgaggagctgctggagggaTACAAGAGGGAGGGAATCGACCCGACCCCGTACTACTGGTACACTGACCAG aggaaGTACGGCTCGTGTCCTCACGGCGGTTACGGTCTGGGCCTGGAGCGTTTCCTCACCTGGCTGCTGAACAGACATCACATCAGAGACGTCTGCCTGTACCCACGATTCATCCAGCGCTGCCGaccctga
- the LOC108901155 gene encoding tripartite motif-containing protein 16-like, translating into MAQRGVQMDQDKLRCSICLDLLKDPVTIPCGHNYCMNCIKSHWDEEDQTKIYSCPQCRQIFAPRPVLMKNTMLADLVEELKKTGLQAAPADHCYAGPGDVACDFCTGRKLKALKSCLQCLVSYCEQHLQPHYESPAFKQHKLVDPSKKLQENICSLHDEVMKIFCCTDQQCICYLCSLVEHRGHNTVSAAAERAERQREVILNQQKIQQRIQDREKDVKVLQQEVKAINRSADKAVRDSEKIFTELIQLIEKRSSDVKQQIRSQQKTEVRRVKELQKKLQQEITELRRKDDELEKLSHTEDHIQFLQNYPSLSNLTDSSEPSSLNIRPLRYFEDVKTVVSEVRDKLCDILDELWPKISWTVAEVDILLPQPEPKTRAEFLQYSQQITLDPNTANTDVLLSDGNRKATGGSPAIMFVLLSSSDVCGGQLESARFSRRQILSSETLTGRCYWEVEWSGRISVAVTYKDISRTGDESGFGNNDKSWSLHCFDDGYEFKHNNIRTSISGPQSFRLGVYLDHRAGILSLYSVSETMTLLHRVQTTFTQPLYAGLWFVGLGSTAELCELK; encoded by the coding sequence ATGGCACAGCGAGGAGTTCAGATGGACCAGGACAAACTCCGCTGTTCGATCTGTCTGGATCTACTGAAGGATCCAGTGACTATTCCCTGTGGACACAACTACTGTATGAACTGCATTAAAAGTCACTGGGATGAAGAGGATCAGACGAAAATTTACAGCTGTCCTCAGTGCAGACAGATTTTTGCACCGAGGCCTGTCctgatgaaaaacaccatgTTGGCAGATTTAGTGGAGGAACTGAAAAAGACTGGACTCCAAGCTGCTCCAGCTGATCACTGCTACGCCGGACCTGGAGATGTGGCCTGTGATTTCTGCACTGGGAGAAAACTGAAAGCTCTGAAgtcctgtctgcagtgtctgGTCTCTTACTGTGAGCAGCACCTCCAACCTCACTATGAATCTCCTGCctttaaacaacacaaactggtCGATCCCTCCAAGAAGCTTCAGGAGAACATATGTTCTCTTCatgatgaggtgatgaagaTTTTCTGTTGCACTGATCAACAGTGtatctgttatctctgctcCTTGGTTGAACACAGAGGCCACAACacagtctctgctgcagcagaaagagctgaaaggcagagagaagtCATATTGAATCAACAAAAAATCCAGCAGAGaatccaggacagagagaaagatgtgaaggtGCTTCAGCAGGAGGTGAAAGCTATCAATCGCTCTGCTGATAAAGCTGTGAGGGACAGTGAGAAGATCTTTACTGAGCTGATTCAACTCATTGAGAAAAGAAGCtctgatgtgaagcagcagatcagatcccaacagaaaactgaagtaAGACGAGTCAAAGAGCTTcagaagaagctgcagcaggagatcactgagctgaggaggaaagacGATGAGCTGGagaaactctcacacacagaggatcacATCCAGTTTCTACAGAATTATCCCTCACTGTCTAATCTCACTGACTCTTCAGAGCCATCTAGCCTCAATATCCGACCTCTGAGGTACTTTGAGGATGTGAAGACAGttgtgtcagaggtcagagataAATTATGTGACATTCTTGATGAGCTTTGGCCCAAGATCTCATGGACAGTGGCTGAGGTAGATATTTTACTGCCACAACCAGAGCCCAAGACCAGAGCTGAATTCTTACAATATTCACAACAGATCACACTGGAtccaaacacagcaaacacagatgtGTTGTTATCTGACGGGAACAGAAAAGCAACAGGAGGGTCACCAGCAATTATGTTTGTACTACTGTCGAGTTCTGACGTTTGTGGCGGTCAACTAGAATCAGCTAGATTCTCTCGAAGGCAGATCCTGAGCAGTGAGACTCTGACTGGACGttgttactgggaggtggagtggagtGGAAGAATTTCAGTAGCAGTCACATACAAGGACATCAGCAGGACAGGAGATGAGAGTGGTTTTGGGAACAATGACAAGTCTTGGTCATTAcattgttttgatgatggtTATGAATTCAAACATAACAATATCAGAACCTCCATCTCAGGTCCTCAGTCCTTCAGACTGGGAGTGTACCTGGACCACAGAGCAGGTATTCTGTCCCTCTACAGCGTCTCTGAAACCAtgactctcctccacagagtccagaccacattcactcagcctctctatGCTGGACTTTGGTTTGTTGGTTTAGGCTCTACTGCAGAGCTGTGTGAGCTCAAGTAG